In Candidatus Limnocylindria bacterium, a single window of DNA contains:
- a CDS encoding LeuA family protein — MSELDHLIYDWNRDGRAMKADYRAVELDDETLRDGLQGPSVRNPPLAVKKRLLQLMDQLGIDTADIGLPGASPRARAEIVELAKETTKLKKLRPNQAIRTHPVDVQGAIETAIQSGVKIESCAFIGSSPIRRLAEDWSLDTMLRNVEESVTTLVKNGLPVMFVTEDTTRADPETLSTLYDTAIGCGAERICASDTVGHATPEGVRNLLTFLRDDVIKGREVKLDYHGHNDRGLGTINALTATAVADRVHGCALGIGERVGNTSMDQLLVNMQIWGLIDRDLTPLAEYAALVAEHCGIPIPPNYPALGSDAFRTGTGVHAAAVIKALRKGDRALADRVYSGVPASVLGREQRIEVGPMSGESNVVYWLESHGFEPTRERIARVFESAKASDRLLTDAELERLAKS, encoded by the coding sequence ATGAGCGAACTCGATCACCTCATCTACGACTGGAACCGCGACGGCCGCGCGATGAAGGCGGACTACCGCGCCGTCGAGCTCGACGACGAGACGCTCCGCGACGGACTGCAAGGTCCGTCGGTGCGCAACCCGCCGCTCGCGGTGAAGAAGCGGCTCCTCCAGCTGATGGATCAGCTCGGCATCGACACCGCGGACATCGGGCTCCCCGGCGCATCGCCGCGCGCACGCGCGGAGATCGTCGAGCTCGCGAAGGAAACGACGAAGCTCAAGAAGCTGCGCCCGAACCAGGCGATCCGCACGCATCCGGTCGACGTGCAGGGCGCGATCGAGACCGCGATCCAGTCCGGGGTGAAGATCGAGAGCTGCGCCTTCATCGGATCGTCGCCCATCCGCCGCCTCGCGGAGGATTGGTCGCTCGACACGATGCTGAGGAACGTCGAGGAGTCGGTGACGACGCTCGTGAAGAACGGGCTGCCGGTGATGTTCGTGACCGAGGACACGACGCGGGCGGACCCGGAAACGCTCAGCACGCTGTACGACACTGCGATTGGCTGCGGCGCGGAACGTATCTGCGCTTCCGACACGGTCGGCCATGCCACGCCCGAAGGCGTGCGCAATCTCCTGACGTTCCTCCGTGATGACGTCATCAAAGGCCGGGAGGTCAAGCTCGACTATCACGGGCACAACGACCGCGGCCTCGGAACGATCAACGCACTCACCGCGACGGCGGTCGCCGACCGCGTTCACGGCTGCGCACTGGGGATCGGCGAACGTGTTGGCAACACCTCGATGGACCAGCTGCTCGTGAACATGCAGATCTGGGGTCTCATCGACCGCGACCTCACACCGCTCGCTGAATACGCGGCGCTCGTCGCGGAGCACTGCGGCATTCCGATCCCGCCGAACTATCCGGCGCTGGGCTCCGACGCCTTCCGCACCGGAACAGGAGTGCACGCGGCCGCCGTGATCAAAGCGCTGCGAAAGGGTGACCGCGCTCTGGCGGACCGCGTGTACAGCGGTGTTCCGGCCTCGGTGCTCGGCCGCGAGCAGCGGATCGAGGTCGGCCCGATGAGCGGGGAGTCGAACGTCGTGTACTGGCTCGAGTCTCATGGCTTCGAGCCGACGCGCGAACGTATCGCCCGCGTCTTCGAATCGGCGAAAGCCTCGGATCGTCTCTTGACCGATGCCGAGCTGGAGCGGCTCGCGAAGAGCTAG
- a CDS encoding ABC transporter substrate-binding protein produces FTARHGAASTLAATAYDALALIDAAAESAGGTPDRARLRDRLEATTFAGITTRYTFTAARHAGFDAVDLVFLRWSVGARVGFALAPEPAPKEGR; encoded by the coding sequence CATTCACCGCTCGCCATGGCGCGGCGAGCACGCTCGCGGCGACCGCCTACGACGCGCTCGCCCTCATCGACGCAGCGGCCGAGAGTGCCGGCGGCACACCGGACCGCGCGCGTTTGCGGGACCGCCTCGAGGCAACTACGTTCGCGGGCATCACGACCCGCTACACGTTCACCGCGGCGCGCCACGCCGGATTCGACGCCGTCGATCTCGTCTTCTTGCGCTGGAGCGTCGGCGCTCGCGTCGGCTTCGCGCTCGCGCCCGAGCCCGCGCCGAAGGAAGGGCGATGA